One window of the Triticum dicoccoides isolate Atlit2015 ecotype Zavitan chromosome 3B, WEW_v2.0, whole genome shotgun sequence genome contains the following:
- the LOC119279024 gene encoding GDSL esterase/lipase At5g45910-like, with translation METTRGFLGLPSWRILLCLAAGWMAAEAAPLPQYYNAIFSFGDSFSDTGNFVIINSGKLPNMPKFPPPYARCSNGRLVIDFLAEALGVPLLPPSANKGTNFSQGANFAVMGATALDLKYFRDNNVWSIPPFNTSMNCQLEWFQEVKDTICSSPQECKEFFGKALFVFGELGGNDYSFAWKAEWSLDKVKTQMVPKVVESIIGGIEALLDEGARHVLVPGNLPAGCIPITLTMYPSEDRSDYDPRTGCLKKFNGVALYHNAVLRVALDSLQRRRPDSRIIYADYYTPYIQFARTPHLYGYKKGALRACCGGGGPYNYNMSSSCGLPGATVCDDPDAHVSWDGIHLTEAPYRFIANTWLKGPYAHPPLASVVRNDMVY, from the exons ATGGAGACGACGAGGGGGTTCTTGGGGTTGCCGTCGTGGCGCATCCTCTTGTGCCTGGCCGCCGGTTggatggcggcggaggcggcaccgTTGCCGCAGTACTACAACGCCATATTCAGCTTCGGCGACTCCTTCTCCGACACGGGCAACTTCGTCATCATCAACTCCGGCAAGCTGCCCAACATGCCCAAGTTCCCGCCGCCCTACGCCCGCTGCTCCAACGGCCGTCTCGTCATCGACTTCCTCG CCGAGGCGTTGGGAGtgccgctgctgccgccgtcggCGAACAAGGGCACCAACTTCAGCCAGGGCGCCAACTTCGCGGTGATGGGCGCCACCGCGCtggacctcaagtacttccgggacaACAACGTGTGGAGCATCCCGCCCTTCAACACTTCCATGAACTGCCAGCTCGAGTGGTTCCAAGAGGTCAAGGACACCATTTGCTCCTCCCCGCAAG AGTGCAAGGAATTTTTCGGGAAGGCGCTTTTCGTGTTCGGCGAGCTGGGCGGCAACGACTACAGCTTCGCGTGGAAGGCCGAGTGGAGCCTGGACAAGGTGAAGACCCAGATGGTGCCCAAGGTGGTGGAGTCCATCATCGGCGGCATCGAGGCTCTGCTCGACGAGGGTGCGCGGCACGTGCTCGTGCCGGGCAACCTCCCCGCCGGGTGCATCCCGATCACGCTCACCATGTACCCGTCCGAGGACCGCAGCGACTACGACCCGCGCACCGGCTGTCTCAAGAAGTTCAACGGCGTCGCCCTCTACCACAATGCCGTGCTCCGTGTCGCCCTCGAcagcctccagcgccgccgcccggaTTCCCGCATCATCTACGCCGACTACTACACCCCCTACATCCAATTCGCACGCACACCCCACCTCTACG GGTACAAGAAGGGAGCCCTGAGGGCGTgctgcggcggcggtggcccgTACAACTACAACATGAGCTCGTCGTGTGGGCTTCCCGGCGCCACGGTGTGCGATGACCCAGACGCACACGTCAGCTGGGACGGCATCCACCTCACCGAGGCGCcctaccgcttcatcgccaacaccTGGCTCAAGGGCCCCTACGCGCACCCACCCCTCGCCAGCGTCGTCCGCAATGATATGGTCTATTAA